A genome region from Solirubrobacter pauli includes the following:
- a CDS encoding CHAD domain-containing protein, with the protein MPVVTHVLPEGADLSSARSALTDHLPLRAGRATRRTTTFYDTFDGRLHGAGLTLQHTGTALALSVRETGDEVASATVGAAPKRLFDRDLPAALAKWLAPEIEMRALLPVARLRTHELPLALLNEDTKTVARLTLSVTDDGTRGRVTATAIRGYESALERVQTTLVEKLALPEATVPLVDEAIAAAGGQPAGTSAKLSLALDPDEPANVAAARVFTRLVEVIRDNFPGTLDDVDSEFLHDLRVAVRRTRSLQRQFKTVYPERLQHFRDEFKRIQGVTGDLRDLDVYLLDFDDLKASLPEKMQADLEPLRTVIERRRARALTATRRALRAERTAGALSDWERFVTDRRPSDRTVGSLASHRITQVYRKMVKLGSAIDDDSPAEDLHELRKVGKELRYLLEFFASLYPTEVVKPFVKTLKGLQDQLGRFQDREVQANALRELAPALQDSPHTVMAMGVLVERFMQEELAARAEFAERFEAFASKAQRAIVKEHFG; encoded by the coding sequence ATGCCGGTTGTAACGCACGTGTTACCGGAAGGGGCCGACCTCTCGTCGGCCCGTTCCGCGCTGACCGACCACCTGCCGCTGCGCGCTGGCCGGGCGACGCGCCGCACGACGACGTTCTACGACACCTTCGACGGTCGCCTCCACGGGGCGGGGCTCACGCTCCAGCACACGGGCACGGCGCTCGCCCTGAGCGTCCGCGAGACGGGCGACGAGGTGGCGTCCGCCACGGTCGGCGCCGCGCCGAAGCGGCTGTTCGACCGCGACCTGCCGGCGGCGTTGGCGAAGTGGCTCGCGCCCGAGATCGAGATGCGCGCGCTGTTGCCGGTCGCCCGGCTGCGCACCCACGAGCTGCCGCTCGCGCTGCTCAACGAGGACACGAAGACCGTCGCCCGGCTCACGCTCAGCGTCACCGACGACGGCACGCGCGGACGGGTGACCGCGACCGCGATCCGCGGCTATGAGTCGGCCCTCGAGCGCGTGCAGACGACGCTGGTCGAGAAGCTCGCGCTCCCCGAGGCCACGGTCCCGCTCGTCGACGAGGCGATCGCCGCCGCGGGCGGGCAGCCGGCCGGGACGAGCGCCAAGCTCAGCCTCGCGCTGGACCCCGACGAGCCCGCGAACGTCGCCGCCGCGCGCGTGTTCACCCGCCTCGTCGAGGTCATCCGCGACAACTTCCCGGGCACGCTGGACGACGTCGACTCCGAGTTCCTGCACGACCTGCGCGTCGCCGTCCGCCGCACGCGCAGCCTGCAGCGCCAGTTCAAGACCGTCTACCCGGAGCGGCTGCAGCACTTCCGCGACGAGTTCAAGCGCATCCAGGGCGTCACCGGCGACCTGCGCGACCTGGACGTCTACCTGCTCGACTTCGACGACCTCAAGGCGTCGCTGCCCGAGAAGATGCAGGCCGACCTCGAGCCGCTGCGCACCGTGATCGAGCGCCGTCGCGCCCGCGCGTTGACCGCCACGCGGCGCGCGCTGCGAGCCGAGCGCACCGCGGGCGCCCTGAGCGACTGGGAGCGGTTCGTCACCGACCGCCGGCCGTCCGACCGCACCGTGGGAAGCCTCGCCTCGCACCGGATCACGCAGGTCTACCGGAAGATGGTCAAGCTGGGGTCGGCGATCGACGACGACTCGCCCGCCGAGGACCTGCACGAGCTGCGCAAGGTCGGCAAGGAGCTGCGCTACCTGCTCGAGTTCTTCGCCAGCCTCTACCCGACCGAGGTCGTCAAGCCGTTCGTGAAGACGTTGAAGGGCCTGCAGGACCAGCTCGGCCGGTTCCAGGACCGCGAGGTGCAGGCCAACGCGCTGCGCGAGCTCGCGCCCGCGCTGCAGGACTCCCCGCACACCGTCATGGCCATGGGCGTGCTCGTCGAGCGCTTCATGCAGGAGGAGCTCGCCGCCCGCGCCGAGTTCGCCGAGCGCTTCGAGGCGTTCGCGTCCAAAGCTCAGCGCGCCATCGTCAAGGAGCACTTCGGATGA
- the mptA gene encoding GTP cyclohydrolase MptA — MTLPFEDVQSTVPSLSLSLSRVGVTNVEKVIRIRANGSEQLFSARLDCFVDLGPRQKGAHMSRFEEVVNDAIGEVVLGESAFRAETLAAHIAEQVRDRQGARRAEVHIEARYPEHKSAPVSGIKTQEIYSLLGAAVASEAGTRRLIGVRAQGMTACPCAQILVQARSHERLVEDGFSEDEIRRIFEAVPVATHNQRGLGTLHIGCPEDCQTDIDATELVQIVEDSMSSEIYELMKRTDEGAVVEKAHRRPRFVEDCVREMIKGVVDRFGDLSDRHFVSARQENLETIHQHNVQAERFGLLGGIRSEIATGDHSAHHVSLREWLDGAH; from the coding sequence ATGACTCTGCCCTTCGAGGACGTCCAGAGCACCGTTCCCTCGCTGTCGTTGTCGCTCTCGCGGGTGGGCGTGACCAACGTCGAGAAGGTCATCCGCATCCGTGCGAACGGCTCCGAGCAGCTGTTCTCCGCCCGCCTCGACTGCTTCGTCGACCTCGGCCCGCGCCAGAAGGGCGCCCACATGAGCCGGTTCGAGGAAGTGGTCAACGACGCGATCGGCGAGGTCGTGCTCGGCGAGTCGGCGTTCCGCGCCGAGACGCTGGCCGCGCACATCGCCGAGCAGGTGCGTGACCGCCAGGGCGCGCGCCGCGCCGAGGTCCACATCGAGGCCCGCTACCCGGAGCACAAGTCCGCCCCCGTCTCCGGCATCAAGACGCAGGAGATCTACTCGCTCCTCGGCGCCGCCGTCGCCAGCGAGGCCGGCACGCGCCGGCTGATCGGCGTCCGCGCCCAGGGCATGACCGCGTGCCCGTGCGCCCAGATACTCGTGCAGGCGCGCTCGCACGAGCGCCTCGTCGAGGACGGCTTCTCCGAGGACGAGATCCGCCGCATCTTCGAGGCCGTCCCCGTGGCCACGCACAACCAGCGCGGCCTCGGCACGCTCCACATCGGCTGCCCCGAGGACTGCCAGACCGACATCGACGCGACCGAGCTCGTCCAGATCGTCGAGGACTCGATGTCCTCGGAGATCTACGAGCTGATGAAGCGCACCGACGAGGGCGCCGTGGTCGAGAAGGCCCATCGCCGCCCGCGCTTCGTCGAGGACTGCGTGCGCGAGATGATCAAGGGCGTCGTCGACCGCTTCGGCGACCTCTCCGACCGCCACTTCGTCTCCGCGCGCCAGGAGAACCTCGAGACCATCCACCAGCACAACGTGCAGGCCGAGCGCTTCGGGCTGCTCGGCGGGATCCGCAGCGAGATCGCGACGGGCGACCACTCGGCCCATCACGTGTCGCTCCGTGAGTGGCTCGACGGCGCGCACTGA
- a CDS encoding ParA family protein translates to MSRVLATYNIKGGVGKTSAAVNLATLAAHDGAQTLLWDLDPQGASTYLFRVKPKIKGGGAKLVRGKTDVDGQIKGTDTDGLDLLPADFSYRHMDLALDGAKTNRLNRVIKPLGEYEYVFLDCPPSISLVSENVFEAADALLVPIIPATLSSRTLDQLHEVLSGGPKVLGFFSMADRRKKLHRELMEELGREHDVLETVIPTSADVERMGAERAALVDFAPRSRAALAYADLWNEIRARLAS, encoded by the coding sequence ATGAGCCGCGTTCTGGCCACGTACAACATCAAGGGCGGCGTCGGCAAGACGTCCGCGGCGGTCAACCTGGCCACGCTCGCGGCGCACGATGGCGCGCAGACGCTGCTCTGGGACCTGGATCCGCAGGGCGCGAGCACGTACCTGTTCCGCGTCAAGCCCAAGATCAAGGGCGGCGGCGCCAAGCTCGTGCGCGGCAAGACCGACGTGGACGGCCAGATCAAGGGGACCGACACGGACGGCCTGGACCTGCTGCCGGCCGACTTCTCCTACCGGCACATGGACCTGGCGCTGGACGGCGCGAAGACCAACCGCCTGAACCGGGTGATCAAGCCCCTGGGCGAGTACGAGTACGTCTTCCTGGACTGCCCGCCGAGCATCAGCCTCGTCTCCGAGAACGTCTTCGAGGCCGCCGACGCGCTGCTCGTGCCGATCATCCCCGCCACGCTCTCGAGCCGGACGCTCGACCAGCTGCACGAGGTGCTCAGCGGCGGGCCGAAGGTGCTCGGGTTCTTCTCGATGGCCGACCGGCGCAAGAAGCTGCACCGGGAGCTGATGGAGGAGCTGGGCCGCGAGCACGACGTGCTCGAGACCGTGATCCCGACGAGTGCCGACGTCGAGCGGATGGGCGCGGAGCGCGCGGCGCTCGTGGACTTCGCTCCGCGCAGCCGCGCGGCGCTCGCGTACGCGGATCTCTGGAACGAGATCCGCGCGCGATTGGCGTCCTAG
- a CDS encoding sigma-70 family RNA polymerase sigma factor, with product MGTKTEALLADEASITEIDELKPLIAEGQDRGTLTVEQIATSLEEVEVTKEQIAELHAYLLDQGIEIVTAEGKPVTNSEPEARSAKDSPDAKKPEIDLTVEPSLDSLRLYLRSIGKVQLLTADREVELARRIERGDLVAKQEMVEANLRLVVSIAKGYLGRGLSFLDLIQEGSLGLIRAVEKFDYRRGYKFSTYATWWIRQAVTRAIADKGRTIRIPVHMVEKLNKVVHVERQLVQQLGREPLPEEIAAELECSVREVRDILRMAQQPVSLEKPIGEEEESELGDFVEDEAAESPFEVASENLRKENVRRALDALPQREREVIEMRFGLTGARPYTLEEVGRAFNVTRERIRQIENHTLKKLESLPEAQRLRDAT from the coding sequence TTGGGCACCAAGACCGAAGCACTGTTGGCGGATGAGGCCTCGATCACGGAGATCGACGAGCTGAAGCCGCTCATCGCCGAAGGCCAGGATCGGGGGACCCTGACCGTCGAGCAGATCGCCACCTCGCTGGAAGAGGTGGAGGTCACCAAGGAGCAGATCGCGGAGCTTCACGCGTACCTGCTGGACCAGGGGATCGAGATCGTCACGGCCGAAGGCAAGCCGGTGACCAACTCGGAGCCCGAGGCGCGTTCGGCGAAGGACTCGCCTGACGCCAAGAAGCCGGAGATCGACCTGACGGTCGAGCCCAGCCTGGATTCGCTGCGGCTCTACCTGCGCTCGATCGGCAAGGTGCAGCTGCTCACGGCCGACCGCGAGGTCGAGCTGGCGCGGCGCATCGAGCGCGGCGACCTCGTCGCCAAGCAGGAGATGGTCGAGGCCAACCTGCGCCTCGTCGTCTCGATCGCCAAGGGTTACCTCGGCCGCGGCCTGTCGTTCCTGGACCTGATCCAGGAGGGCTCGCTCGGCCTCATCCGCGCGGTGGAGAAGTTCGACTACCGGCGCGGGTACAAGTTCTCGACCTACGCCACCTGGTGGATCCGCCAGGCCGTCACGCGCGCGATCGCGGACAAGGGCCGGACGATCCGCATCCCGGTCCACATGGTCGAGAAGCTCAACAAGGTGGTGCACGTCGAGCGCCAGCTCGTCCAGCAGCTCGGTCGCGAGCCGCTGCCCGAGGAGATCGCCGCCGAGCTGGAGTGCTCGGTGCGCGAGGTGCGCGACATCCTGCGCATGGCGCAGCAGCCGGTGTCCCTCGAGAAGCCGATCGGCGAGGAAGAGGAGTCCGAGCTGGGCGACTTCGTCGAGGACGAGGCCGCCGAGTCCCCCTTCGAGGTCGCCTCGGAGAACCTCCGCAAGGAGAACGTGCGGCGGGCGCTGGACGCGCTGCCGCAGCGTGAACGCGAGGTCATCGAGATGCGCTTCGGCCTCACCGGCGCGCGTCCGTACACGCTGGAGGAGGTCGGGCGGGCGTTCAACGTCACGCGCGAGCGCATCCGCCAGATCGAGAACCACACGCTCAAGAAGTTGGAGTCGCTGCCCGAGGCGCAGCGCCTCCGCGACGCAACCTAG